A single genomic interval of Pseudorca crassidens isolate mPseCra1 chromosome 19, mPseCra1.hap1, whole genome shotgun sequence harbors:
- the RPS6KB1 gene encoding ribosomal protein S6 kinase beta-1 isoform X4 — protein sequence MLDHVGQLNESMDHGGVGPYELGMEHCEKFEISETSVNRGPEKIRPECFELLRVLGKGGYGKVFQVRKVTGANTGKIFAMKVLKKAMIVRNAKDTAHTKAERNILEEVKHPFIVDLIYAFQTGGKLYLILEYLSGGELFMQLEREGIFMEDTACFYLAEISMALGHLHQKGIIYRDLKPENIMLNHQGHVKLTDFGLCKESIHDGTVTHTFCGTIEYMAPEILMRSGHNRAVDWWSLGALMYDMLTGAPPFTGENRKKTIDKILKCKLNLPPYLTQEARDLLKKLLKRNAASRLGAGPGDAGEVQAHPFFRHINWEELLARKVEPPFKPLLQSEEDVSQFDSKFTRQTPVDSPDDSTLSESANQVFLGFTYVAPSVLESVKEKFSFEPKIRSPRRFIGSPRTPVSPVKFSPGDFWGRGASASTANPQAPVEYPMETSGIEQMDVTTSGEASAPLPIRQPNSGPYKKQAFPMISKRPEHLRMNL from the exons GGTCAGTTAAATGAAAGCATGGACCATGGGGGAGTCGGACCATATGAACT TGGCATGGAGCATTGTGAGAAATTTGAAATCTCAGAAACTAGTGTGAACAGAGGGCCAGAAAAAATCAGACCAGAATGTTTTGAGCTACTTCGAGTACTTGGTAAAGGGGGCTATGGAAAG GTTTTTCAAGTACGAAAAGTAACAGGAGCAaatactgggaaaatatttgccatGAAGGTGCTTAAAAAG GCAATGATAgtaagaaatgctaaagataCAGCTCATACAAAAGCAGAACGGAATATTCTGGAGGAAGTAAAGCATCCCTTCATTGTGGATTTAATTTATGCCTTTCAGACTGGTGGAAAACTCTACCTCATCCTTGAGTATCTCAGCG gAGGAGAATTATTTATGCAGTTAGAAAGAGAAGGAATATTTATGGAAGACACAGCCTG CTTTTACTTGGCAGAAATCTCCATGGCTTTGGGGCATTTACATCAAAAGGGGATCATCTACAGAGACCTGAAGCCGGAGAATATCATGCTTAATCACCAAG GTCATGTGAAACTAACAGATTTTGGACTATGCAAAGAATCTATTCATGATGGAACAGTCACACACACATTTTGTGGAACAATAGAATACAT GGCCCCTGAAATCTTGATGAGAAGTGGCCACAATCGTGCTGTGGATTGGTGGAGTCTGGGAGCATTAATGTATGACATGCTGACTGGAGCA CCCCCGTTCACTGGggagaatagaaagaaaacaattgacAAAATCCTCAAATGTAAACTCAATTTGCCTCCCTACCTCACACAAGAAGCCAGAGATCTGCTTAAAAAG CTGCTGAAAAGAAATGCTGCTTCTCGTCTTGGAGCTGGTCCTGGGGACGCTGGAGAAGTTCAA GCTCATCCATTCTTCAGACATATTAACTGGGAAGAACTGCTGGCTCGGAAGGTAGAGCCCCCCTTTAAACCTCTGTTG caATCTGAAGAGGATGTGAGTCAGTTTGATTCAAAGTTTACACGTCAGACACCTGTTGACAGCCCAGATGACTCAACTCTCAGTGAAAGTGCCAACCAGGTCTTTCTG GGTTTTACATATGTGGCTCCATCTGTACTTGAAAGCGTGAAAGAAAAGTTTTCCTTTGAACCAAAAATCCGGTCACCTCGAAGATTTATTGGCAGCCCACGAACACCTGTCAG CCCTGTCAAATTTTCTCCTGGGGATTTCTGGGGAAGAGGTGCTTCAGCCAGCACGGCAAATCCTCAGGCGCCTGTGGAGTACCCAATGGAAACAAGTGGAATAGAGCAGATGGATGTGACGACGAGTGGGGAAGCTTCAGCACCACTTCCAATACGACAGCCGAACTCCGGGCCATACAAAAAACAAGCTTTTCCCATGATCTCCAAACGACCAGAACACCTGCGTATGAATCTATGA
- the RNFT1 gene encoding E3 ubiquitin-protein ligase RNFT1 isoform X1 — protein sequence MQANCSQLHSPSGAAGSEDASASQCVQTRLTGEASCLYSGDVHIQINSMPKECAENPSSRNVRSGVHGCTHGCVHSRLRSHSHNEARQPDDTEMESGDRGSSSFSEFRYLFKWLQKGLPYILILGVKLVMQHITGISLGIGLLTTFIYANKSIVNQVFLRERCSKIQCAWLLVFLAGSSVLLYYTFHSQSLYYSLIFFNPTLDYSSFWDVLWIVGITDFILKFLFMGLKCLILLVPSFIMPFKSKGYWYMVLEELCQYYRTFVPVPVWFRYLISYGEFGNVTGWSLGILLALLYLILKLLDFFGHLRTFRRVLRIFFTRPSHGVAASKRQCSDVDDICSICQAEFQKPILLTCQHIFCEECITLWFNREKTCPLCRTVISDHINKWQDGATSSHLQIY from the exons ATGCAAGCCAACTGTAGCCAACTGCACAGCCCTTCAGGAGCTGCAGGCAGTGAGGATGCCTCAGCCTCCCAGTGTGTCCAAACAAGATTGACAGGAGAAGCTTCCTGTCTTTATTCTGGAGATGTTCATATTCAGATAAACTCCATGCCTAAAGAATGTGCTGAAAATCCAAGCTCCAGAAATGTAAGGTCAGGTGTCCACGGCTGTACCCATGGATGTGTACACAGTCGCTTACGGAGTCACTCCCACAATGAAGCAAGGCAACCTGATGATACCGAGATGGAGTCTGGAGATCGTGGTAGTAGCTCCTTCTCAGAATTCCGATATCTCTTCAAGTGGTTGCAAAAAGGCCTTCCATATATTTTGATTCTGGGTGTCAAACTTGTTATGCAGCATATAACAG GAATTTCTCTTGGAATTGGGCTGCTTACAACTTTTATATATGCAAACAAAAGCATTGTAAATCAGGTCTTTCTAAGA gaaaggtgctcaaaGATTCAGTGTGCTTGGTTACTGGTATTCTTAGCAGGATCTTCTGTTCTTTTATATTACACCTTTCATTCTCAGTCACTTTATTACAG cttaattttttttaatcctacttTGGACTATTCGAGCTTCTGGGACGTACTTTGGATCGTTGGAATTACAGACTTCATTCTGAAATTCCTCTTCATGGGCTTAAAATGCCTTATTTTATTGGTGCCTTCTTTCATCATGCCTTTTAAATCCAAG ggTTATTGGTATATGGTTTTAGAAGAATTATGTCAGTATTACCGAACTTTTGTCCCCGTACCAGTTTGGTTTCGTTACCTTATAAGCTATGGGGAGTTTGGTAATGTAACTGGATGGAGTCTTGGGATATTGCTGGCTTTACTCTACCTCATACTAAAA cttctggACTTTTTTGGACATCTGAGAACTTTCAGACGggttttgagaatattttttacACGACCA AGTCACGGAGTGGCTGCCAGCAAGAGACAGTGTTCAGATGTGGATGATATTTGTTCAATATGTCAAGCTGAATTTCAAAAGCCAATTCTTCTCACCTGTCAG CATATATTTTGTGAAGAGTGCATTACCTTATggtttaacagagagaaaacatgTCCGCTGTGCAGAACTGTGATTTCAGACCATATAAACAAATGGCAAGACGGAGCCACTTCATCACACCTTCAAATATATTAA
- the RNFT1 gene encoding E3 ubiquitin-protein ligase RNFT1 isoform X3 translates to MQANCSQLHSPSGAAGSEDASASQCVQTRLTGEASCLYSGDVHIQINSMPKECAENPSSRNVRSGVHGCTHGCVHSRLRSHSHNEARQPDDTEMESGDRGSSSFSEFRYLFKWLQKGLPYILILGVKLVMQHITGISLGIGLLTTFIYANKSIVNQVFLRERCSKIQCAWLLVFLAGSSVLLYYTFHSQSLYYSLIFFNPTLDYSSFWDVLWIVGITDFILKFLFMGLKCLILLVPSFIMPFKSKGYWYMVLEELCQYYRTFVPVPVWFRYLISYGEFGNVTGWSLGILLALLYLILKLLDFFGHLRTFRRVLRIFFTRPSHGVAASKRQCSDVDDICSICQAEFQKPILLTCQALVKSVFQKTQVCLLEIDTCDLEMLWGTTNS, encoded by the exons ATGCAAGCCAACTGTAGCCAACTGCACAGCCCTTCAGGAGCTGCAGGCAGTGAGGATGCCTCAGCCTCCCAGTGTGTCCAAACAAGATTGACAGGAGAAGCTTCCTGTCTTTATTCTGGAGATGTTCATATTCAGATAAACTCCATGCCTAAAGAATGTGCTGAAAATCCAAGCTCCAGAAATGTAAGGTCAGGTGTCCACGGCTGTACCCATGGATGTGTACACAGTCGCTTACGGAGTCACTCCCACAATGAAGCAAGGCAACCTGATGATACCGAGATGGAGTCTGGAGATCGTGGTAGTAGCTCCTTCTCAGAATTCCGATATCTCTTCAAGTGGTTGCAAAAAGGCCTTCCATATATTTTGATTCTGGGTGTCAAACTTGTTATGCAGCATATAACAG GAATTTCTCTTGGAATTGGGCTGCTTACAACTTTTATATATGCAAACAAAAGCATTGTAAATCAGGTCTTTCTAAGA gaaaggtgctcaaaGATTCAGTGTGCTTGGTTACTGGTATTCTTAGCAGGATCTTCTGTTCTTTTATATTACACCTTTCATTCTCAGTCACTTTATTACAG cttaattttttttaatcctacttTGGACTATTCGAGCTTCTGGGACGTACTTTGGATCGTTGGAATTACAGACTTCATTCTGAAATTCCTCTTCATGGGCTTAAAATGCCTTATTTTATTGGTGCCTTCTTTCATCATGCCTTTTAAATCCAAG ggTTATTGGTATATGGTTTTAGAAGAATTATGTCAGTATTACCGAACTTTTGTCCCCGTACCAGTTTGGTTTCGTTACCTTATAAGCTATGGGGAGTTTGGTAATGTAACTGGATGGAGTCTTGGGATATTGCTGGCTTTACTCTACCTCATACTAAAA cttctggACTTTTTTGGACATCTGAGAACTTTCAGACGggttttgagaatattttttacACGACCA AGTCACGGAGTGGCTGCCAGCAAGAGACAGTGTTCAGATGTGGATGATATTTGTTCAATATGTCAAGCTGAATTTCAAAAGCCAATTCTTCTCACCTGTCAG GCTCTTGTGAAATCTGTTTTTCAGAAAACTCAAGTGTGTTTGCTGGAAATAGATACCTGTGATCTTGAAATGCTATGGGGTACCACAAATTCCTAG
- the RPS6KB1 gene encoding ribosomal protein S6 kinase beta-1 isoform X1 yields the protein MRRRRRRDGFYPAPDFRDREAEDMAGVFDIDLDQPEDAGSEDELEEGGQLNESMDHGGVGPYELGMEHCEKFEISETSVNRGPEKIRPECFELLRVLGKGGYGKVFQVRKVTGANTGKIFAMKVLKKAMIVRNAKDTAHTKAERNILEEVKHPFIVDLIYAFQTGGKLYLILEYLSGGELFMQLEREGIFMEDTACFYLAEISMALGHLHQKGIIYRDLKPENIMLNHQGHVKLTDFGLCKESIHDGTVTHTFCGTIEYMAPEILMRSGHNRAVDWWSLGALMYDMLTGAPPFTGENRKKTIDKILKCKLNLPPYLTQEARDLLKKLLKRNAASRLGAGPGDAGEVQAHPFFRHINWEELLARKVEPPFKPLLQSEEDVSQFDSKFTRQTPVDSPDDSTLSESANQVFLGFTYVAPSVLESVKEKFSFEPKIRSPRRFIGSPRTPVSPVKFSPGDFWGRGASASTANPQAPVEYPMETSGIEQMDVTTSGEASAPLPIRQPNSGPYKKQAFPMISKRPEHLRMNL from the exons GGTCAGTTAAATGAAAGCATGGACCATGGGGGAGTCGGACCATATGAACT TGGCATGGAGCATTGTGAGAAATTTGAAATCTCAGAAACTAGTGTGAACAGAGGGCCAGAAAAAATCAGACCAGAATGTTTTGAGCTACTTCGAGTACTTGGTAAAGGGGGCTATGGAAAG GTTTTTCAAGTACGAAAAGTAACAGGAGCAaatactgggaaaatatttgccatGAAGGTGCTTAAAAAG GCAATGATAgtaagaaatgctaaagataCAGCTCATACAAAAGCAGAACGGAATATTCTGGAGGAAGTAAAGCATCCCTTCATTGTGGATTTAATTTATGCCTTTCAGACTGGTGGAAAACTCTACCTCATCCTTGAGTATCTCAGCG gAGGAGAATTATTTATGCAGTTAGAAAGAGAAGGAATATTTATGGAAGACACAGCCTG CTTTTACTTGGCAGAAATCTCCATGGCTTTGGGGCATTTACATCAAAAGGGGATCATCTACAGAGACCTGAAGCCGGAGAATATCATGCTTAATCACCAAG GTCATGTGAAACTAACAGATTTTGGACTATGCAAAGAATCTATTCATGATGGAACAGTCACACACACATTTTGTGGAACAATAGAATACAT GGCCCCTGAAATCTTGATGAGAAGTGGCCACAATCGTGCTGTGGATTGGTGGAGTCTGGGAGCATTAATGTATGACATGCTGACTGGAGCA CCCCCGTTCACTGGggagaatagaaagaaaacaattgacAAAATCCTCAAATGTAAACTCAATTTGCCTCCCTACCTCACACAAGAAGCCAGAGATCTGCTTAAAAAG CTGCTGAAAAGAAATGCTGCTTCTCGTCTTGGAGCTGGTCCTGGGGACGCTGGAGAAGTTCAA GCTCATCCATTCTTCAGACATATTAACTGGGAAGAACTGCTGGCTCGGAAGGTAGAGCCCCCCTTTAAACCTCTGTTG caATCTGAAGAGGATGTGAGTCAGTTTGATTCAAAGTTTACACGTCAGACACCTGTTGACAGCCCAGATGACTCAACTCTCAGTGAAAGTGCCAACCAGGTCTTTCTG GGTTTTACATATGTGGCTCCATCTGTACTTGAAAGCGTGAAAGAAAAGTTTTCCTTTGAACCAAAAATCCGGTCACCTCGAAGATTTATTGGCAGCCCACGAACACCTGTCAG CCCTGTCAAATTTTCTCCTGGGGATTTCTGGGGAAGAGGTGCTTCAGCCAGCACGGCAAATCCTCAGGCGCCTGTGGAGTACCCAATGGAAACAAGTGGAATAGAGCAGATGGATGTGACGACGAGTGGGGAAGCTTCAGCACCACTTCCAATACGACAGCCGAACTCCGGGCCATACAAAAAACAAGCTTTTCCCATGATCTCCAAACGACCAGAACACCTGCGTATGAATCTATGA
- the RPS6KB1 gene encoding ribosomal protein S6 kinase beta-1 isoform X5, whose protein sequence is MDHGGVGPYELGMEHCEKFEISETSVNRGPEKIRPECFELLRVLGKGGYGKVFQVRKVTGANTGKIFAMKVLKKAMIVRNAKDTAHTKAERNILEEVKHPFIVDLIYAFQTGGKLYLILEYLSGGELFMQLEREGIFMEDTACFYLAEISMALGHLHQKGIIYRDLKPENIMLNHQGHVKLTDFGLCKESIHDGTVTHTFCGTIEYMAPEILMRSGHNRAVDWWSLGALMYDMLTGAPPFTGENRKKTIDKILKCKLNLPPYLTQEARDLLKKLLKRNAASRLGAGPGDAGEVQAHPFFRHINWEELLARKVEPPFKPLLQSEEDVSQFDSKFTRQTPVDSPDDSTLSESANQVFLGFTYVAPSVLESVKEKFSFEPKIRSPRRFIGSPRTPVSPVKFSPGDFWGRGASASTANPQAPVEYPMETSGIEQMDVTTSGEASAPLPIRQPNSGPYKKQAFPMISKRPEHLRMNL, encoded by the exons ATGGACCATGGGGGAGTCGGACCATATGAACT TGGCATGGAGCATTGTGAGAAATTTGAAATCTCAGAAACTAGTGTGAACAGAGGGCCAGAAAAAATCAGACCAGAATGTTTTGAGCTACTTCGAGTACTTGGTAAAGGGGGCTATGGAAAG GTTTTTCAAGTACGAAAAGTAACAGGAGCAaatactgggaaaatatttgccatGAAGGTGCTTAAAAAG GCAATGATAgtaagaaatgctaaagataCAGCTCATACAAAAGCAGAACGGAATATTCTGGAGGAAGTAAAGCATCCCTTCATTGTGGATTTAATTTATGCCTTTCAGACTGGTGGAAAACTCTACCTCATCCTTGAGTATCTCAGCG gAGGAGAATTATTTATGCAGTTAGAAAGAGAAGGAATATTTATGGAAGACACAGCCTG CTTTTACTTGGCAGAAATCTCCATGGCTTTGGGGCATTTACATCAAAAGGGGATCATCTACAGAGACCTGAAGCCGGAGAATATCATGCTTAATCACCAAG GTCATGTGAAACTAACAGATTTTGGACTATGCAAAGAATCTATTCATGATGGAACAGTCACACACACATTTTGTGGAACAATAGAATACAT GGCCCCTGAAATCTTGATGAGAAGTGGCCACAATCGTGCTGTGGATTGGTGGAGTCTGGGAGCATTAATGTATGACATGCTGACTGGAGCA CCCCCGTTCACTGGggagaatagaaagaaaacaattgacAAAATCCTCAAATGTAAACTCAATTTGCCTCCCTACCTCACACAAGAAGCCAGAGATCTGCTTAAAAAG CTGCTGAAAAGAAATGCTGCTTCTCGTCTTGGAGCTGGTCCTGGGGACGCTGGAGAAGTTCAA GCTCATCCATTCTTCAGACATATTAACTGGGAAGAACTGCTGGCTCGGAAGGTAGAGCCCCCCTTTAAACCTCTGTTG caATCTGAAGAGGATGTGAGTCAGTTTGATTCAAAGTTTACACGTCAGACACCTGTTGACAGCCCAGATGACTCAACTCTCAGTGAAAGTGCCAACCAGGTCTTTCTG GGTTTTACATATGTGGCTCCATCTGTACTTGAAAGCGTGAAAGAAAAGTTTTCCTTTGAACCAAAAATCCGGTCACCTCGAAGATTTATTGGCAGCCCACGAACACCTGTCAG CCCTGTCAAATTTTCTCCTGGGGATTTCTGGGGAAGAGGTGCTTCAGCCAGCACGGCAAATCCTCAGGCGCCTGTGGAGTACCCAATGGAAACAAGTGGAATAGAGCAGATGGATGTGACGACGAGTGGGGAAGCTTCAGCACCACTTCCAATACGACAGCCGAACTCCGGGCCATACAAAAAACAAGCTTTTCCCATGATCTCCAAACGACCAGAACACCTGCGTATGAATCTATGA
- the RPS6KB1 gene encoding ribosomal protein S6 kinase beta-1 isoform X2, producing MRRRRRRDGFYPAPDFRDREAEDMAGVFDIDLDQPEDAGSEDELEEGGQLNESMDHGGVGPYELGMEHCEKFEISETSVNRGPEKIRPECFELLRVLGKGGYGKVFQVRKVTGANTGKIFAMKVLKKAMIVRNAKDTAHTKAERNILEEVKHPFIVDLIYAFQTGGKLYLILEYLSGGELFMQLEREGIFMEDTACFYLAEISMALGHLHQKGIIYRDLKPENIMLNHQGHVKLTDFGLCKESIHDGTVTHTFCGTIEYMAPEILMRSGHNRAVDWWSLGALMYDMLTGAPPFTGENRKKTIDKILKCKLNLPPYLTQEARDLLKKLLKRNAASRLGAGPGDAGEVQAHPFFRHINWEELLARKVEPPFKPLLQSEEDVSQFDSKFTRQTPVDSPDDSTLSESANQVFLGFTYVAPSVLESVKEKFSFEPKIRSPRRFIGSPRTPVRGASASTANPQAPVEYPMETSGIEQMDVTTSGEASAPLPIRQPNSGPYKKQAFPMISKRPEHLRMNL from the exons GGTCAGTTAAATGAAAGCATGGACCATGGGGGAGTCGGACCATATGAACT TGGCATGGAGCATTGTGAGAAATTTGAAATCTCAGAAACTAGTGTGAACAGAGGGCCAGAAAAAATCAGACCAGAATGTTTTGAGCTACTTCGAGTACTTGGTAAAGGGGGCTATGGAAAG GTTTTTCAAGTACGAAAAGTAACAGGAGCAaatactgggaaaatatttgccatGAAGGTGCTTAAAAAG GCAATGATAgtaagaaatgctaaagataCAGCTCATACAAAAGCAGAACGGAATATTCTGGAGGAAGTAAAGCATCCCTTCATTGTGGATTTAATTTATGCCTTTCAGACTGGTGGAAAACTCTACCTCATCCTTGAGTATCTCAGCG gAGGAGAATTATTTATGCAGTTAGAAAGAGAAGGAATATTTATGGAAGACACAGCCTG CTTTTACTTGGCAGAAATCTCCATGGCTTTGGGGCATTTACATCAAAAGGGGATCATCTACAGAGACCTGAAGCCGGAGAATATCATGCTTAATCACCAAG GTCATGTGAAACTAACAGATTTTGGACTATGCAAAGAATCTATTCATGATGGAACAGTCACACACACATTTTGTGGAACAATAGAATACAT GGCCCCTGAAATCTTGATGAGAAGTGGCCACAATCGTGCTGTGGATTGGTGGAGTCTGGGAGCATTAATGTATGACATGCTGACTGGAGCA CCCCCGTTCACTGGggagaatagaaagaaaacaattgacAAAATCCTCAAATGTAAACTCAATTTGCCTCCCTACCTCACACAAGAAGCCAGAGATCTGCTTAAAAAG CTGCTGAAAAGAAATGCTGCTTCTCGTCTTGGAGCTGGTCCTGGGGACGCTGGAGAAGTTCAA GCTCATCCATTCTTCAGACATATTAACTGGGAAGAACTGCTGGCTCGGAAGGTAGAGCCCCCCTTTAAACCTCTGTTG caATCTGAAGAGGATGTGAGTCAGTTTGATTCAAAGTTTACACGTCAGACACCTGTTGACAGCCCAGATGACTCAACTCTCAGTGAAAGTGCCAACCAGGTCTTTCTG GGTTTTACATATGTGGCTCCATCTGTACTTGAAAGCGTGAAAGAAAAGTTTTCCTTTGAACCAAAAATCCGGTCACCTCGAAGATTTATTGGCAGCCCACGAACACCTGTCAG AGGTGCTTCAGCCAGCACGGCAAATCCTCAGGCGCCTGTGGAGTACCCAATGGAAACAAGTGGAATAGAGCAGATGGATGTGACGACGAGTGGGGAAGCTTCAGCACCACTTCCAATACGACAGCCGAACTCCGGGCCATACAAAAAACAAGCTTTTCCCATGATCTCCAAACGACCAGAACACCTGCGTATGAATCTATGA
- the RNFT1 gene encoding E3 ubiquitin-protein ligase RNFT1 isoform X2: MQANCSQLHSPSGAAGSEDASASQCVQTRLTGEASCLYSGDVHIQINSMPKECAENPSSRNVRSGVHGCTHGCVHSRLRSHSHNEARQPDDTEMESGDRGSSSFSEFRYLFKWLQKGLPYILILGVKLVMQHITGISLGIGLLTTFIYANKSIVNQVFLRERCSKIQCAWLLVFLAGSSVLLYYTFHSQSLYYSLIFFNPTLDYSSFWDVLWIVGITDFILKFLFMGLKCLILLVPSFIMPFKSKGYWYMVLEELCQYYRTFVPVPVWFRYLISYGEFGNVTGWSLGILLALLYLILKLLDFFGHLRTFRRVLRIFFTRPSHGVAASKRQCSDVDDICSICQAEFQKPILLTCQSLRATNYRALALWNPRTATTEPTCPGTRAPQLEKRKPARHS; the protein is encoded by the exons ATGCAAGCCAACTGTAGCCAACTGCACAGCCCTTCAGGAGCTGCAGGCAGTGAGGATGCCTCAGCCTCCCAGTGTGTCCAAACAAGATTGACAGGAGAAGCTTCCTGTCTTTATTCTGGAGATGTTCATATTCAGATAAACTCCATGCCTAAAGAATGTGCTGAAAATCCAAGCTCCAGAAATGTAAGGTCAGGTGTCCACGGCTGTACCCATGGATGTGTACACAGTCGCTTACGGAGTCACTCCCACAATGAAGCAAGGCAACCTGATGATACCGAGATGGAGTCTGGAGATCGTGGTAGTAGCTCCTTCTCAGAATTCCGATATCTCTTCAAGTGGTTGCAAAAAGGCCTTCCATATATTTTGATTCTGGGTGTCAAACTTGTTATGCAGCATATAACAG GAATTTCTCTTGGAATTGGGCTGCTTACAACTTTTATATATGCAAACAAAAGCATTGTAAATCAGGTCTTTCTAAGA gaaaggtgctcaaaGATTCAGTGTGCTTGGTTACTGGTATTCTTAGCAGGATCTTCTGTTCTTTTATATTACACCTTTCATTCTCAGTCACTTTATTACAG cttaattttttttaatcctacttTGGACTATTCGAGCTTCTGGGACGTACTTTGGATCGTTGGAATTACAGACTTCATTCTGAAATTCCTCTTCATGGGCTTAAAATGCCTTATTTTATTGGTGCCTTCTTTCATCATGCCTTTTAAATCCAAG ggTTATTGGTATATGGTTTTAGAAGAATTATGTCAGTATTACCGAACTTTTGTCCCCGTACCAGTTTGGTTTCGTTACCTTATAAGCTATGGGGAGTTTGGTAATGTAACTGGATGGAGTCTTGGGATATTGCTGGCTTTACTCTACCTCATACTAAAA cttctggACTTTTTTGGACATCTGAGAACTTTCAGACGggttttgagaatattttttacACGACCA AGTCACGGAGTGGCTGCCAGCAAGAGACAGTGTTCAGATGTGGATGATATTTGTTCAATATGTCAAGCTGAATTTCAAAAGCCAATTCTTCTCACCTGTCAG agcctgcgtgccacaaactacagagcccttgcactctggaacccacgcaccgcaactacagagcccacgtgccctggaacccgcgcaccacaactagagaagagaaaacccgcacgccacagctag
- the RPS6KB1 gene encoding ribosomal protein S6 kinase beta-1 isoform X3 — MRRRRRRDGFYPAPDFRDREAEDMAGVFDIDLDQPEDAGSEDELEEGGQLNESMDHGGVGPYELGMEHCEKFEISETSVNRGPEKIRPECFELLRVLGKGGYGKVFQVRKVTGANTGKIFAMKVLKKAMIVRNAKDTAHTKAERNILEEVKHPFIVDLIYAFQTGGKLYLILEYLSGGELFMQLEREGIFMEDTACFYLAEISMALGHLHQKGIIYRDLKPENIMLNHQGHVKLTDFGLCKESIHDGTVTHTFCGTIEYMAPEILMRSGHNRAVDWWSLGALMYDMLTGALLKRNAASRLGAGPGDAGEVQAHPFFRHINWEELLARKVEPPFKPLLQSEEDVSQFDSKFTRQTPVDSPDDSTLSESANQVFLGFTYVAPSVLESVKEKFSFEPKIRSPRRFIGSPRTPVSPVKFSPGDFWGRGASASTANPQAPVEYPMETSGIEQMDVTTSGEASAPLPIRQPNSGPYKKQAFPMISKRPEHLRMNL, encoded by the exons GGTCAGTTAAATGAAAGCATGGACCATGGGGGAGTCGGACCATATGAACT TGGCATGGAGCATTGTGAGAAATTTGAAATCTCAGAAACTAGTGTGAACAGAGGGCCAGAAAAAATCAGACCAGAATGTTTTGAGCTACTTCGAGTACTTGGTAAAGGGGGCTATGGAAAG GTTTTTCAAGTACGAAAAGTAACAGGAGCAaatactgggaaaatatttgccatGAAGGTGCTTAAAAAG GCAATGATAgtaagaaatgctaaagataCAGCTCATACAAAAGCAGAACGGAATATTCTGGAGGAAGTAAAGCATCCCTTCATTGTGGATTTAATTTATGCCTTTCAGACTGGTGGAAAACTCTACCTCATCCTTGAGTATCTCAGCG gAGGAGAATTATTTATGCAGTTAGAAAGAGAAGGAATATTTATGGAAGACACAGCCTG CTTTTACTTGGCAGAAATCTCCATGGCTTTGGGGCATTTACATCAAAAGGGGATCATCTACAGAGACCTGAAGCCGGAGAATATCATGCTTAATCACCAAG GTCATGTGAAACTAACAGATTTTGGACTATGCAAAGAATCTATTCATGATGGAACAGTCACACACACATTTTGTGGAACAATAGAATACAT GGCCCCTGAAATCTTGATGAGAAGTGGCCACAATCGTGCTGTGGATTGGTGGAGTCTGGGAGCATTAATGTATGACATGCTGACTGGAGCA CTGCTGAAAAGAAATGCTGCTTCTCGTCTTGGAGCTGGTCCTGGGGACGCTGGAGAAGTTCAA GCTCATCCATTCTTCAGACATATTAACTGGGAAGAACTGCTGGCTCGGAAGGTAGAGCCCCCCTTTAAACCTCTGTTG caATCTGAAGAGGATGTGAGTCAGTTTGATTCAAAGTTTACACGTCAGACACCTGTTGACAGCCCAGATGACTCAACTCTCAGTGAAAGTGCCAACCAGGTCTTTCTG GGTTTTACATATGTGGCTCCATCTGTACTTGAAAGCGTGAAAGAAAAGTTTTCCTTTGAACCAAAAATCCGGTCACCTCGAAGATTTATTGGCAGCCCACGAACACCTGTCAG CCCTGTCAAATTTTCTCCTGGGGATTTCTGGGGAAGAGGTGCTTCAGCCAGCACGGCAAATCCTCAGGCGCCTGTGGAGTACCCAATGGAAACAAGTGGAATAGAGCAGATGGATGTGACGACGAGTGGGGAAGCTTCAGCACCACTTCCAATACGACAGCCGAACTCCGGGCCATACAAAAAACAAGCTTTTCCCATGATCTCCAAACGACCAGAACACCTGCGTATGAATCTATGA